One region of Lytechinus pictus isolate F3 Inbred chromosome 8, Lp3.0, whole genome shotgun sequence genomic DNA includes:
- the LOC129266689 gene encoding uncharacterized protein LOC129266689, translating into MADDVTVDPSLRKKLEEIKIFDEPSTVMAGSSKVKEPMGLKTSLQSQKEMSGLSQVKELTEVNLRGQAPIELKFPSKLNDALSDTQRLHVFDRYGWYVYNRHGNTDRYLKLKRYTTDVSVIRYEIEYHRQIYWTIDDDGAWIVFENDIPLNLLEIIPALVPLCQKVEHITIGIGRDLESDTHGSQPIVPMRSVLAFCLHATVASLHDSLQIVSRCFPNAKSLVLDFEFALFESASRHHSGIPLSSLRRLELRILRYRNTLDNLFLLLSSFCQNIEFLTVTSYRTLKWEISRTAITECKLPNLTDIHLESRWSDEHYALQMITDLLHLGRTMSPSLKFVKVKSVELGDVVMKSVEWSRTSSDCGLQIQGASLLPEELAFRYALRKSAAGPITELIDITTSEFKEVTVLTLVSCNIDIGQSERKSPQSPKELGTLREIRFVGSENPLSESDRNKLSELYPNVKVTEKQESQESSEESQEGAGIPSKLDKASSQSLKTSAIDELVEEKVKFHVDTASQNLKGGEEEISWQKKGEEFDVNKGSLSNESGSVGVVIRK; encoded by the exons ATGGCTGATGATGTAACAGTGGATCCTTCGTTGCGGAAAAAg TTGGAAGAGATAAAGATATTCGACGAGCCATCGACGGTAATGGCCGGTTCATCAAAG GTTAAAGAGCCGATGGGACTTAAGACATCACTCCAATCACAGAAAGAGATGTCTGGTTTATCCCAG GTCAAAGAGCTGACAGAAGTAAACCTACGAGGCCAGGCACCGATAGAATTAAAGTTT CCAAGCAAGTTGAATGACGCCCTTTCCGACACACAGAGACTACATGTTTTTGACCGTTATGGATGGTATGTGTATAACAGACATGGAAACACCGATCGCTACCTAAAGCTTAAACGGTATACTA CCGATGTCTCTGTTATTAGATATGAAATTGAATATCATAGGCAAATATATTGGACTATCGATGACGACGGAGCTTGGATAGTATTTGAAAACGACATACCACTAAATCTCCTAGAAATTATCCCTGCACTGGTCCCATTGTGTCAAAAAGTGGAACATATTACCATTGGCATTGGCAGAGATCTGGAAAGTGATACGCATGGATCACAACCTATCGTTCCAATGAGATCTGTCCTCGCCTTTTGCCTTCACGCAACTGTTGCATCACTCCATGACTCATTACAGATCGTCAGTAGGTGTTTTCCAAATGCAAAGAGTCTTGTGCTGGATTTCGAATTCGCATTATTTGAATCCGCTTCCAGACACCACTCTGGCATCCCGCTGTCTTCACTGAGAAGATTGGAATTACGTATCCTACGTTACCGCAATACTCTTGACAACCTCTTTCTCTTGCTTTCTTCTTTCTGTCAAAACATTGAATTCCTCACCGTCACAAGTTATAGAACTCTCAAATGGGAGATTTCAAGGACAGCCATTACAGAATGTAAATTACCTAATCTGACTGATATCCATCTTGAATCTCGTTGGTCTGACGAGCACTATGCACTCCAAATGATAACAGACTTACTACACTTAGGTCGTACGATGAGTCCTAGTTTGAAATTTGTCAAAGTAAAAAGTGTAGAGCTAGGAGATGTAGTAATGAAGAGTGTTGAATGGTCCCGTACATCATCAGATTGTGGGTTGCAGATTCAAGGTGCATCACTACTCCCAGAAGAGTTGGCTTTTAGATACGCATTGCGAAAGTCAGCGGCTGGACCCATAACCGAGTTAATCGATATTACAACCAGTGAATTTAAAGAGGTTACTGTCCTTACACTTGTCAGTTGCAATATTGATATTGGGCAGTCTGAACGTAAGTCCCCTCAAAGCCCGAAGGAACTTGGTACACTGCGGGAAATCAGGTTCGTTGGTTCAGAAAACCCACTTTCCGAATCTGACAGGAACAAACTTTCGGAGTTGTATCCTAATGTCAAAGTGACTGAAAAACAGGAGAGTCAGGAATCATCTGAAGAATCTCAGGAGGGTGCAGGGATACCTTCCAAGTTGGACAAAGCCTCCTCTCAATCACTAAAAACATCTGCCATAG ATGAACTTGTTGAGGAAAAGGTCAAATTTCATGTAGATACAGCGTCACAGAACCTTAAAGGTGGAGAAGAAGAAATCTCATggcaaaaaaaaggagaggaattTGACGTCAACAAAGGAAGCCTGTCAAATGAATCAGGTTCTGTAGGAGTAGTAATCAGGAAATAA